The following are from one region of the Salvia hispanica cultivar TCC Black 2014 chromosome 1, UniMelb_Shisp_WGS_1.0, whole genome shotgun sequence genome:
- the LOC125186688 gene encoding patatin-like protein 3, translating to MATVLSIDGGGIRGIIPGTILGNLEAKLQGQELDGPDARIADYFDVIAGTSTGGLVATMLTTPGANNRPLYAAKDIASFYIQESPKIFPEKNRNNVAASFTKLFGGPKYDGKYLKSLVEGILGNHTISQTLTNLVIPSFDIKRLQPVIFSTIDVDGNQNLPTIVRLSDVCLSTSAAPTYLPPHYFEAKDANGTLHTFNLIDGGVAANNPTLTALTHISKQILLGKMKGLDIGPAERNKMLVMSLGAGVAQKEGKYNAKDASSWGSLSWLFNNGATPLIDIFSDASADMVDFHVSTVFKSFSNSQNYLRIQEDNLAGDASSVDISTTKNMQTLMQVGQDLLKKTVSSVDLETGRSVPVQGGPTNEQALATFAKMLSDERKFRLTK from the exons ATGGCGACGGTGCTGAGCATAGATGGTGGCGGCATTAGAGGCATCATTCCGGGCACAATTCTGGGAAACCTCGAAGCCAAACTCCAG GGACAGGAATTAGATGGCCCGGACGCAAGAATTGCTGATTATTTCGATGTGATTGCTGGAACGAGCACGGGCGGGTTGGTCGCCACCATGCTCACGACACCCGGTGCCAACAATCGCCCTCTCTATGCTGCCAAGGATATTGCCTCCTTCTACATACAAGAGTCCCCAAAAATCTTCCCGGAGAAAAA TCGAAACAATGTTGCGGCGTCATTTACGAAGTTGTTTGGAGGCCCAAAATATGACGGAAAGTATCTGAAATCTTTGGTTGAGGGAATATTAGGCAATCACACCATCAGCCAAACCCTAACTAATCTCGTCATTCCCTCATTTGATATCAAGCGTCTTCAGCCTGTTATCTTCTCCACCATAGAT GTGGATGGAAACCAAAATCTTCCAACCATAGTTCGACTGTCAGATGTGTGCCTCAGCACCTCGGCTGCTCCGACTTACTTACCACCGCACTATTTCGAGGCTAAAGACGCCAATGGAACGCTTCACACCTTTAATCTCATCGATGGAGGCGTAGCCGCCAATAACCCT ACCTTGACGGCATTAACACACATCTCGAAACAAATACTGCTGGGAAAAATGAAGGGGTTGGACATCGGACCAGCAGAGAGAAACAAGATGTTGGTTATGTCGTTGGGGGCGGGGGTAGCACAGAAGGAAGGAAAGTATAATGCTAAAGATGCGTCTAGTTGGGGGTCGCTCAGCTGGTTATTCAACAACGGAGCGACGCCCTTGATCGACATCTTCTCAGACGCTAGTGCAGATATGGTCGATTTTCATGTCTCCACCGTTTTCAAGTCATTTAGCAACTCCCAAAATTACCTGCGCATTCAGGAGGATAACTTGGCGGGAGATGCATCATCGGTTGATATTTCCACCACCAAGAATATGCAGACGCTAATGCAAGTTGGACAAGACCTGTTGAAGAAGACGGTTTCTAGTGTCGATTTGGAGACGGGCAGATCAGTTCCGGTGCAGGGCGGCCCCACCAATGAACAAGCCTTAGCGACCTTTGCAAAGATGCTTTCTGATGAAAGGAAGTTCCGACTAACTAAATGA
- the LOC125201616 gene encoding peptidyl-prolyl cis-trans isomerase CYP40-like encodes MVNPRCFLDISIAGELEGRMVVELYKDVVPITAENFRALCTGERGLASVTGVPLHYKGSRFSSIIRGFMVQGGAISDENGSVGESIYGATFDDENFELKHTRKGMLSMANNGPNTNGSQFSILTTQAPHLDGKCVVFGKLIKGFGVLRAVEYQAVADDYCSTADVVIIDCGEIPEGEDDGTIDFFKDGDLYPDSPMDLDAKPDSYSWVLSAIESIKVIGNEHYKKKNYKMAIRKYRKAIKYQDLCWEMPDLDQEQSEQLRKIKSQILTNSSMCKMKLGDLDGALLDVEYAIRETKDYAKAFYRQGQVYMSLNNIDAAVESYQKALELEPNDGCIKKELAIAKKKIADRVDLEKKAFSKIFQ; translated from the exons ATGGTGAATCCACGCTGCTTCTTGGATATCAGCATCGCCGGCGAACTGGAGGGCAGAATGGTGGTCGAGTTGTACAAGGACGTCGTGCCAATAACCGCCGAGAATTTCAGAGCTCTCTGCACTGGAGAGAGAGGCCTTGCCTCCGTCACCGGCGTTCCTCTCCACTACAAG GGTTCACGCTTCAGTAGTATTATCAGAGGTTTTATGGTGCAAGGGGGTGCAATTTCTGACGAAAATGGCTCGGTTGGTGAATCCATTTACGGAGCGACGTTTgatgatgaaaattttgagCTAAAACACACAAGGAAAGGGATGCTATCAATGGCCAATAATGGTCCAAATACCAATGGGTCACAATTTTCAATTCTAACAACCCAGGCCCCACATCTAGATGGGAAGTGTGTTGTCTTCGGTAAGTTGATAAAAGGATTTGGAGTGCTACGTGCAGTAGAGTATCAAGCAGTAGCGGATGATTACTGCTCAACTGCTGATGTTGTGATTATCGACTGTGGAGAAATTCCAGAGGGAGAGGATGATGGGACAATTGATTTCTTTAAAGATGGTGATTTATACCCTGATTCACCGATGGACCTTGATGCTAAACCTGACAGTTACTCATGGGTACTTTCTGCAATAGAATCTATCAAAGTCATTGGGAATGAGCATTATAAg aaaaaaaactacaagATGGCTATAAGAAAGTATCGTAAGGCCATCAAATATCAGGATTTGTGCTGGGAGATGCCAGATCTTGATCAAG AGCAGAGTGAACAACTAAGGAAGATAAAGTCGCAAATACTTACAAACAGCTCT ATGTGTAAGATGAAGTTAGGTGATCTTGATGGGGCATTGCTAGATGTAGAATACGCAATTCGTGAAACAAAAGACTATGCAAAAGCTTTTTACCGTCAAGGCCAG GTATATATGTCACTGAACAACATTGATGCAGCTGTTGAAAGTTATCAAAAAGCATTAGAATTGGAACCAAATGATG gTTGCATAAAGAAAGAGCTTGCTATTGCGAAGAAGAAG ATTGCTGATAGAGTTGACCTAGAGAAAAAAGCTTTCTCGAAAATATTTCAGTAA